A window of the Miscanthus floridulus cultivar M001 chromosome 14, ASM1932011v1, whole genome shotgun sequence genome harbors these coding sequences:
- the LOC136505651 gene encoding uncharacterized protein → MVLDRTANNYNQWRATLFLVVLGKYALTDHVLTDVVNADCSAWMQMDCTVLTWIYGTIHGNLQQSAMLRNPNARVAWTFLENDFIGQRESGALLLSVEFRTAKQGASSITDFCRRLETMAVALTDFDDPIGDRTLVLTLLRGLSGKFWPMVSNLKMCQPFPTFQQARTLLLLEEIDIDDVTAETDAAPPPPSALVAAPNAAPRPPTGGGGSGGTNNGQGGQSSQHSGHRRGHGGK, encoded by the coding sequence ATGGTGTTGGATCGCACCGCCAATAACTACAACCAATGGCGCGCCACCCTCTTCCTCGTTGTCTTGGGCAAGTATGCCCTAACCGATCACGTTCTCACTGACGTGGTCAACGCTGATTGCTCGGCGTGGATGCAGATGGACTGCACCGTCCTCACCTGGATCTACGGCACCATCCACGGCAACCTCCAGCAATCGGCGATGCTGCGCAACCCTAACGCGCGCGTCGCCTGGACCTTCCTCGAGAATGATTTTATTGGCCAGCGCGAGTCAGGCGCCCTGCTGCTCTCTGTTGAATTCCGCACGGCTAAGCAGGGGGCGTCATCGATCACCGACTTCTGCCGCCGCCTCGAGACAATGGCCGTGGCCCTCACCGATTTCGACGACCCCATCGGCGACCGTACCCTCGTCCTCACACTTCTCCGCGGACTCAGTGGCAAGTTCTGGCCCATGGTCTCCAACCTGAAGATGTGTCAACCCTTTCCCACCTTTCAGCAGGCCCGCACGCTCCTCCTCCTCGAGGAGATCGACATCGACGACGTCACTGCCGAGACCGATGCCGCCCCACCACCACCGTCCGCCCTCGTTGCTGCTCCCAACGCCGCCCCACGACCTCCTACCGGTGGTGGCGGTTCGGGTGGCACCAACAACGGGCAGGGCGGCCAGTCCTCCCAGCACTCCGGCCATCGTCGGGGCCACGGCGGCAAGTAG